The nucleotide sequence AAGCGCTTCGCCTGGCTGTTGGCGATGGTGACGAGCACCGCGCCGAAGAAGGCCATTCCGGACATCACCAGCCACACGCTGCGCCCACCCAGCTCGTTCAGCTGCGCCATCGACTCGCGCCAGGGCACGCCGTCCCGCACCGAGGCCCGCACGGTGCGCGCCAGCATCACCGCCGGGGCACCGAAGAAGGAGAGCACGGCGCTCATGCCATCCACCCCGCCAGCAGGGAGGTGAGCAGGAAGTCGAGGACGAAGATGGCCGCGCAGCCCCGCACCACCGCGCTCGCCGCCGCCTGTCCCACCGCCCGGGCTCCGCCTCGCGCGGCCAGGCCCACCGTCGTGGACACCAGGGAGATGGCCAGGCCGAAGGCGCCCGTCTTCACCACGCCTCCCAGGATGTCCAGCGGGCTCAGCATGGTGGCGAACGTCCCGTAGAACACGCGCAGCGGCAGGCCCAGCGTGAAGAGCGCCGCCACGGACTCGAAGAGGATGGCCACCAGGAACGTGAAGGTGCTCAGCGCCAGCATGCTCAGCTCCATGGCCACGACTCTCGGCGCCACGAGGATGGCGAACGGGTCCAGGCCGATGCCTCGCAGACCTTCAATCTGCCCGCCCACCTGCATGGTGGCCAGCTCCGCCGCGTTCCTCGCGCCGATGCGCGCCGACATGATGAGCCCCAGCAGCAGCGGCCCGAACTCCCACAGGACGCCGTACCCCGCCGCCCACCCGAGGAAGGCCCGCGCACCGAAGCGCTGGATGTAGAGCCCCGCCTGCAGCACCACGATGACGCCCGCGAGCGCCGCCGTCGCCAGGGCCAGCGGCAGCGACGCGTAGCCGAACTGCACCAGGGCCCGGGACAGCTCGCGCCGCTCCAGTCTCGGGAGTCCGAGCACCGTACGGCCCGCGACGAGTCCCAGCGCGCCCGCGCCGCGGACTGCATCCAGGCCCGTGCGGCCGAGCCATTCGAGCGCCCTCATGTCAGCACTGTATCCGGGACCGGCGGCTCCAGCCCCGCAGGCCCGTCGTGCCTGGCACGCTCCAGGGCCGGCGCTGGAGACCCGCCGCTTTCCATCCACGTCAGGGCCCTCATGGCAGCACCTCGTCCGGTGCGTGCTCCAGCTCGGGTGCCGGGGGCCCGTCATGCACCAGCCTGCCGCCGCGCAGGTACAGCCAGCGGGGCAGGGGAAGGTCCACCGGGGCCTCGGGAGCCGCCACCAGCAGCGTGCCGTTCCCGGACACCTCCAGCAGCACTCGCGCCACCTGCCGCGCCGTGCCGGGGTCCAACCCCGCGAACGGGTCATCCGCCAGCAACACCGACGGTCGTGCCGCCAGCGCCCGGGCCAGCCCCGCGCGCTTCTTCATGCCTCCCGACAGCCGCTCCGGCAGCGTGTCCGCCGCGTCCGCCAGGCCCACCGCGCGCAGGACTTCCTCTGCCCGCGCACGTGCCTCGGCCTCCGGCACCCGGCGGCGCGTGAGCGGCAGCAGCACGTTGTCGCGCACGCTGAGCGAGTCGAAGAGCGCATCCGTCTGGAACACCATGCCGAAGGCGGCCTGGCTCGCCCGGCGCTCGGTGGCGGACTGCCGCGCCACCTCCTGCCCATTCCACAGCACGCGTCCCGTCGCTGGCGCCACCAGCCCCGCCAGCGCCTTCAGGAAGGTCGTCTTCCCCGAGCCCGATCGCCCGAGCACCAGCGCCCGCGTCCCCGGCGGCAGGGCGCAGTCCACCGCGGCGAGCACTGTGCGCGCCCCGTACCGGACTGTGAGGCCTTCAGCGCGCAGGTCCATGGCAGTCAGTGCCGCCAGCGGACGAGTGTGCCACCGGCGCCCGCGCCCCAGACGTCGCCAGGGCCCGTGCCCCCGAGGGCCTCGAGCGTCCGCGGCGGCGCCGTGACGCTGCGCCACGCCGTGCCGTCGAAGAAGTGGATGTCGCTCACGTCCGAGGACAGCGCATAGAGCGCGGTGCGACCGAAGGCCAGCAGCGCCCGGACATCCGGCGTCCCTCCCGGGAGGGTCAGCCGGGGCTTCGCGCTCCAGCTCCCTCCCGCGCGCTCCAGGAGCAGCCCGTCGTCTCCCGCCACATAGGCCAGCCGGGGCGTCAGCACCTGGACGCCTCGCAGGAAGCCGGTGGCCTCCGCGAGTCCCAGGTCCTCCTTCAGCCACGTGCTCCCACTCCCGGGCGTGCCCCACGCGACAGGGCGCGCCACGCCGTCGACAGTCTCCGCGCCCACTGCGAGCAGCACCTCGGGGCCCACCCCGTGGATGGCGCGCAGGTTGGCCGCCACCTGGGTGACGAGCCGGGGCGCGGCCTGCGTCGGAGCGCCCTCGACATAATCCCACCGGATGACGCGGCCCTGGCTGTCCACCGCGAAGAGGGCCACGCTGGTGCCCCGCTCGAAGCCCACCAGGCCGTTGAGGCTGCTGGAGCCCGGGCCATTGACCTGCTCACACGTGGCGAGCGCTCCCGGCGCCACCGTGGCGAACACTCCCGCGCTCGAGCCGAGGAACACCCGCCCGCTGGCCGTCGCCCACGCCGCCTCCCAGGTGCCGGGACAGTCCGTCACCGGGGCGAAGTCCGTCCCGTCCACGTGGACCACGCGCCCCTCCGTCCCAGCCAGCCAGCCCCGGTTGCCAGGGTAGGGCGCCACCGCGTTCCACGTCGCGTCCGCGGCGCCCACGCCCGGGTCCGTCCTCCACGGCGTCAGGCCGCACGTGACGAGCAGCTCGTCCGTCTGCCCGTCACAGTCGTTGTCCAGCCGGTCGCACACTTCGGGCGCGTCGCCGGCCGCGAAGCGCGAGCTCTCGTCACAGTCCGTGCGCACCGTCGTCGCCCCCGGCACGGGCGCGGTACAGCCCGGTCCCACATCGGTGCCGGCCTGCAGGTCTCCATCCTCGTCCACGTACCAGGCGGGCTCGGGCTGCTGCGGGCTGGAGCACACGGCGGAGGAGACGCCCTGGCAGGTCTTCACCCCCGGGCAGCCCAGCGGCGTGGCGCAGGTGGCCCCCACCGCGAAGTCGTCGTCGTCCGCCGTGCCGTCGCAGTCCTCGTCCACGCCATCGCAGCGGGACTCGGCCTGGTCCGGGCGGATGGTGGCCTCGCCGTCGTTGCAGTCCCCGGCCCGCGCCGCGAAGTTCGAGGGCGGTACGCAGTAGGGGATGGGGGGCGCGCTCGCGTTGCCGTAGCCATCCCCGTCCCGGTCCTCGTACCAGTCCCGGGTGCCGGCCGCGTCGGACTCGCCGGCCACGCAGTTGTTGTCGAGGCCGTCACACGGCTCGGCCGCATTCGGGTGGACCGCCTCGTTCGCATCGTCACAGTCGGTGCCGGGAAGCGGCCCCGTGGCGGCGACGTACATGTCGTTGTCCAGGTCCTCGGCCCGCAGCGACATCCGCGCCTCGGAGACGCCCTCCGTCGGCACCTGGACCTCCAGGGACTGCTCGGCCACCCGGGCCCCGCTGCACGAGCGCTCAAACGCGGCGGCCGTCAACTTCAGGTTTCGGCTCCACCCCTCGCGGCCCAGCACCGCCACCGTCCGCGTGTCGCTGCGGACCCCGGGCTCCACCCGCACCTCCA is from Pyxidicoccus xibeiensis and encodes:
- a CDS encoding ATP-binding cassette domain-containing protein translates to MDLRAEGLTVRYGARTVLAAVDCALPPGTRALVLGRSGSGKTTFLKALAGLVAPATGRVLWNGQEVARQSATERRASQAAFGMVFQTDALFDSLSVRDNVLLPLTRRRVPEAEARARAEEVLRAVGLADAADTLPERLSGGMKKRAGLARALAARPSVLLADDPFAGLDPGTARQVARVLLEVSGNGTLLVAAPEAPVDLPLPRWLYLRGGRLVHDGPPAPELEHAPDEVLP
- a CDS encoding MopE-related protein; the encoded protein is MRLFLVGALLLVVSNAGCRKEAAPPSAGALRVLIAYATFQPRCLTLTVVDQEDPARTDSVEVRVEPGVRSDTRTVAVLGREGWSRNLKLTAAAFERSCSGARVAEQSLEVQVPTEGVSEARMSLRAEDLDNDMYVAATGPLPGTDCDDANEAVHPNAAEPCDGLDNNCVAGESDAAGTRDWYEDRDGDGYGNASAPPIPYCVPPSNFAARAGDCNDGEATIRPDQAESRCDGVDEDCDGTADDDDFAVGATCATPLGCPGVKTCQGVSSAVCSSPQQPEPAWYVDEDGDLQAGTDVGPGCTAPVPGATTVRTDCDESSRFAAGDAPEVCDRLDNDCDGQTDELLVTCGLTPWRTDPGVGAADATWNAVAPYPGNRGWLAGTEGRVVHVDGTDFAPVTDCPGTWEAAWATASGRVFLGSSAGVFATVAPGALATCEQVNGPGSSSLNGLVGFERGTSVALFAVDSQGRVIRWDYVEGAPTQAAPRLVTQVAANLRAIHGVGPEVLLAVGAETVDGVARPVAWGTPGSGSTWLKEDLGLAEATGFLRGVQVLTPRLAYVAGDDGLLLERAGGSWSAKPRLTLPGGTPDVRALLAFGRTALYALSSDVSDIHFFDGTAWRSVTAPPRTLEALGGTGPGDVWGAGAGGTLVRWRH
- a CDS encoding MlaE family ABC transporter permease produces the protein MRALEWLGRTGLDAVRGAGALGLVAGRTVLGLPRLERRELSRALVQFGYASLPLALATAALAGVIVVLQAGLYIQRFGARAFLGWAAGYGVLWEFGPLLLGLIMSARIGARNAAELATMQVGGQIEGLRGIGLDPFAILVAPRVVAMELSMLALSTFTFLVAILFESVAALFTLGLPLRVFYGTFATMLSPLDILGGVVKTGAFGLAISLVSTTVGLAARGGARAVGQAAASAVVRGCAAIFVLDFLLTSLLAGWMA